One Alligator mississippiensis isolate rAllMis1 chromosome 1, rAllMis1, whole genome shotgun sequence genomic window carries:
- the NXPE3 gene encoding NXPE family member 3 isoform X2 translates to MTSVPVGYGNHGSMLHGWERHEWTMWPNFCRFHVFCMMLAVLAVVVLIHNVHQLEHLDHSTVSGLNWITEPGDQQSSSRTTKIASKTYCGYEHQILSKRERAEEESLLAAIQWPKPPEDKIPFVRSTDPAHSDFVILNHHARFKVGDQLEVLVRMKDFQGKPKKYGGDYLQARIHSPVLKAGATGRVVDYQNGFYKVFFILLWPGEVKVSVSLVHPSEGIQVLQRLREEKPDRVYFKSLFRSGRNSETTVCNVCLPGDLPVCNFTDLYTGEPWFCYKPRKLPCASRISHAKGGYQKGLLTAAENLFFQNDVNIKMPVFSSGPDSVTVKPLRFTESGNLERQGPDVFPSGYYYEDQWRPRTHWIHHFNNSVDVTKCLQGKVIYLFGDSTIRQWFEYLTAFVPDLVEFNLGSPKNVGPFMSVDLKHSILLNFRCHGPPIRFTTVFTSELRYIANELNGIVGGRNTVIAITIWSHFSTFPLEVYIRRLRNIRRSIVRLLDRSPKTVVVIRTANVQELGPEVSLFNSDWYSFQLDTIMRKMFSGIAVFFVDAWEMSLAHYLPHNLHPEDVIVKNQVDAFLSFVCPLET, encoded by the exons CACTTGGATCATAGCACAGTCTCAGGGTTAAATTGGATCACAGAACCTGGTGACCAGCAGTCTTCATCTCGGACAACTAAAATTGCCAGCAAGACTTATTGTGGTTATGAGCATCAAATTTTGTCCAAAAGAGAACGAGCTGAAGAGGAGTCCTTACTTGCTGCTATACAATGGCCAAAACCCCCTGAAGACAAAATCCCTTTTGTACGAAGTACTGATCCTGCCCACAGCGACTTCGTGATTTTAAATCATCACGCACGTTTCAAGGTGGGTGATCAGCTAGAGGTGTTAGTCCGTATGAAAGATTTTCAAGGCAAACCAAAGAAGTATGGTGGTGACTATCTACAGGCAAGAATCCACTCTCCTGTGCTGAAAGCTGGTGCAACAGGAAGGGTTGTAGATTACCAGAATGGTTTTTACAAAGTCTTTTTCATTTTGCTCTGGCCAGGGGAGGTCAAAGTGTCTGTGTCACTGGTCCACCCTAGCGAAGGGATCCAAGTCCTTCAACGCTTACGGGAAGAAAAGCCAGACAGAGTTTACTTTAAAAGTTTATTTAGATCTGGAAGGAATTCGGAAACAACTGTGTGCAATGTGTGTTTGCCCGGAGATCTTCCAGTATGCAACTTCACTGATCTCTACACTGGTGAACCATGGTTCTGTTACAAGCCCAGAAAACTTCCCTGTGCCAGCAGAATCAGCCATGCCAAGGGGGGATATCAAAAGGGCCTTCTGACAGCAGCGGAGAATCTCTTCTTCCAAAA TGATGTGAATATCAAAATGCCAGTATTCTCCAGTGGCCCGGATTCAGTGACTGTAAAGCCCCTGAGATTTACAG AATCAGGCAATCTGGAGAGACAAGGTCCAGATGTTTTCCCTTCCGGTTACTATTATGAAGATCAGTGGAGGCCAAGAACACACTGGATTCATCACTTCAACAATTCTGTTGATGTTACCAAATGTTTACAAGGAAAAGTTATCTACTTGTTTGGAGATTCTACAATAAGGCAGTGGTTTGAGTATCTGACAGCATTTGTTCCAG ATCTAGTGGAATTTAACCTTGGGAGCCCTAAAAACGTGGGTCCTTTTATGTCTGTGGACCTGAAGCATAGCATCCTGCTGAATTTCCGTTGTCATGGACCACCCATTCGCTTTACGACGGTCTTCACCAGTGAGCTACGCTATATCGCCAATGAGCTAAACGGCATTGTAGGCGGTAGAAACACCGTGATAGCCATAACCATATGGTCGCACTTCAGCACCTTCCCTCTGGAGGTGTATATCCGGAGACTGAGGAACATTCGGAGGTCAATCGTGCGACTGCTCGATCGCAGCCCCAAAACAGTGGTGGTCATCCGAACAGCTAATGTCCAGGAGCTTGGGCCAGAAGTGAGCCTGTTCAACAGTGACTGGTATTCCTTTCAGCTTGACACAATCATGAGGAAAATGTTCTCAGGAATTGCTGTGTTCTTTGTGGATGCTTGGGAGATGTCACTGGCTCATTACTTGCCACATAATTTGCATCCAGAAGACGTCATTGTTAAGAATCAAGTAGATGCTTTCCTGTCCTTTGTTTGTCCTCTAGAAACTTAG
- the NXPE3 gene encoding NXPE family member 3 isoform X1, protein MTSVPVGYGNHGSMLHGWERHEWTMWPNFCRFHVFCMMLAVLAVVVLIHNVHQLEHLDHSTVSGLNWITEPGDQQSSSRTTKIASKTYCGYEHQILSKRERAEEESLLAAIQWPKPPEDKIPFVRSTDPAHSDFVILNHHARFKVGDQLEVLVRMKDFQGKPKKYGGDYLQARIHSPVLKAGATGRVVDYQNGFYKVFFILLWPGEVKVSVSLVHPSEGIQVLQRLREEKPDRVYFKSLFRSGRNSETTVCNVCLPGDLPVCNFTDLYTGEPWFCYKPRKLPCASRISHAKGGYQKGLLTAAENLFFQNDVNIKMPVFSSGPDSVTVKPLRFTDFSHLKRDSVLSHQYKYEESGNLERQGPDVFPSGYYYEDQWRPRTHWIHHFNNSVDVTKCLQGKVIYLFGDSTIRQWFEYLTAFVPDLVEFNLGSPKNVGPFMSVDLKHSILLNFRCHGPPIRFTTVFTSELRYIANELNGIVGGRNTVIAITIWSHFSTFPLEVYIRRLRNIRRSIVRLLDRSPKTVVVIRTANVQELGPEVSLFNSDWYSFQLDTIMRKMFSGIAVFFVDAWEMSLAHYLPHNLHPEDVIVKNQVDAFLSFVCPLET, encoded by the exons CACTTGGATCATAGCACAGTCTCAGGGTTAAATTGGATCACAGAACCTGGTGACCAGCAGTCTTCATCTCGGACAACTAAAATTGCCAGCAAGACTTATTGTGGTTATGAGCATCAAATTTTGTCCAAAAGAGAACGAGCTGAAGAGGAGTCCTTACTTGCTGCTATACAATGGCCAAAACCCCCTGAAGACAAAATCCCTTTTGTACGAAGTACTGATCCTGCCCACAGCGACTTCGTGATTTTAAATCATCACGCACGTTTCAAGGTGGGTGATCAGCTAGAGGTGTTAGTCCGTATGAAAGATTTTCAAGGCAAACCAAAGAAGTATGGTGGTGACTATCTACAGGCAAGAATCCACTCTCCTGTGCTGAAAGCTGGTGCAACAGGAAGGGTTGTAGATTACCAGAATGGTTTTTACAAAGTCTTTTTCATTTTGCTCTGGCCAGGGGAGGTCAAAGTGTCTGTGTCACTGGTCCACCCTAGCGAAGGGATCCAAGTCCTTCAACGCTTACGGGAAGAAAAGCCAGACAGAGTTTACTTTAAAAGTTTATTTAGATCTGGAAGGAATTCGGAAACAACTGTGTGCAATGTGTGTTTGCCCGGAGATCTTCCAGTATGCAACTTCACTGATCTCTACACTGGTGAACCATGGTTCTGTTACAAGCCCAGAAAACTTCCCTGTGCCAGCAGAATCAGCCATGCCAAGGGGGGATATCAAAAGGGCCTTCTGACAGCAGCGGAGAATCTCTTCTTCCAAAA TGATGTGAATATCAAAATGCCAGTATTCTCCAGTGGCCCGGATTCAGTGACTGTAAAGCCCCTGAGATTTACAG ATTTTAGTCATTTAAAGCGGGATTCTGTTCTGTCACACCAGTATAAATATGAAG AATCAGGCAATCTGGAGAGACAAGGTCCAGATGTTTTCCCTTCCGGTTACTATTATGAAGATCAGTGGAGGCCAAGAACACACTGGATTCATCACTTCAACAATTCTGTTGATGTTACCAAATGTTTACAAGGAAAAGTTATCTACTTGTTTGGAGATTCTACAATAAGGCAGTGGTTTGAGTATCTGACAGCATTTGTTCCAG ATCTAGTGGAATTTAACCTTGGGAGCCCTAAAAACGTGGGTCCTTTTATGTCTGTGGACCTGAAGCATAGCATCCTGCTGAATTTCCGTTGTCATGGACCACCCATTCGCTTTACGACGGTCTTCACCAGTGAGCTACGCTATATCGCCAATGAGCTAAACGGCATTGTAGGCGGTAGAAACACCGTGATAGCCATAACCATATGGTCGCACTTCAGCACCTTCCCTCTGGAGGTGTATATCCGGAGACTGAGGAACATTCGGAGGTCAATCGTGCGACTGCTCGATCGCAGCCCCAAAACAGTGGTGGTCATCCGAACAGCTAATGTCCAGGAGCTTGGGCCAGAAGTGAGCCTGTTCAACAGTGACTGGTATTCCTTTCAGCTTGACACAATCATGAGGAAAATGTTCTCAGGAATTGCTGTGTTCTTTGTGGATGCTTGGGAGATGTCACTGGCTCATTACTTGCCACATAATTTGCATCCAGAAGACGTCATTGTTAAGAATCAAGTAGATGCTTTCCTGTCCTTTGTTTGTCCTCTAGAAACTTAG